The sequence ATCGGACACAAAATTGTGACCATTGCAATTAATTTGTGCAATAGGCCACTCGACGAGTACATCGAAAGGCATATATAGATGCTGTGGTTAAAgcctttgtacatgtacatcatccTCGTCAATGGAATGCCAGGTACTTTCTAGACAGACAAACGTTCCTGTCGGACCTCCTTCAGATCCAGATTATCAAATCGAGTTCATACACCGTAACATAACTCCCGACTTAGTGATATGAGCTTGATTCGGTCCGCAAAGTCATCAATTAGCAGAATGTGATTTGTTTGCTAACAGAAGAAATTACGTCTTGTTCACTCGAGAACGGCGTTATGGTTGCGTGACAGACTTCAAGCTAAGTCCCGCTCATAGGACGTCATGCTGCTTGGCTTCCTGACTCACTGTATCATCATTACATTCGACTACATCTATTCTTCTCCAATGTGCTGCTGTGATTTTAGCGATATCGCTATAATATAGAAGTAATCTACTCCTCGAATAGAATTCTCCCAACTGTCTCTTGTTGTTAGTACAGGAAACCAGTTCCGGTTAGGAAAGTCTGGAGTTGTTGGTTGATTTCTTCCGGTGACAGTCCGCCTTCACACAACGGCCCTCCTGGACTGACTCTGGAACCATTGGGACCTTCTGTCTCGAGGTCAATGAATGTATTCCAGCGGACGTTGAGGGCAGCCAACGGGTCATCCTCAAGACGGCGGAGGCACGCCATTAAGAACGCCACGTGGTCATCTGGCTTGTGGTACAAAATTCCCGCCATTAGACTCTGCGAAGATATCAGAAAAAGGGACAGTATTATCTAATGATTTATACTTGAATATAATACTCTGAATATGATCTATGCTGGGCTTGTTGCTGGAAAATTAGATTAAGACGAGTAATTCTTCCAGAATTTTGACACAAAACAAGTTATAGAATTACGACAAAACAATTAAGTTATAGAATTACGACAAAACAATTAAGTTATAGAATAATTACAACATACACTGACACATGCAACTTATATTTTCTCAATATGACAGCAACTGATCACAGATAATTTCACTCAGGCTGTTGGTATGGTTACCTTTagatcagtggcgtatctagggaaaacggcgcccggggcaagcacgaaaattgcgcccctaatttctgaaaaagtgttcaaccccagccccatcccggtagggactttaaacaaggtccacatgatgctttttcaagcacttaaaagggatctttttgagggtgatttaattgtaatgaattttgatagaaaatttttgtatttcagctcacagaacatggaatttttgtgtgaacacaataaacattgtcattttgtccgcgtcatcatcatggtTTGTTtctatcttgtttgatttggttttctgccccccccccccccaccattctccctcccccccttcccggcgagtttttttttttttccttcttcttcttcttttctttttttcttcttcttcttcgttttttttttttctttttttctttcttcttcttcttcgtttttttttttcgtttctttttgcgcccccaaggagtggcgcccgggccacgtgccccccttgcccccccccccccccccaagatacgccactgctttaGATATAACTTGCAATCATTgcaaaagaaggagaaaaatctAATTTGTTGAAGCAGAACATTTATCATTGAATTTCTGATTGCTCAGGGCGGAAAAAGGTACAcgttttcatcttgtttttaaATTAACTGTTTGTAGCCATACCTCACGCAAAGCATTCGTGAACAGCTATCATAACAAAATACATGAGTCTGCATAACATGAAGAAGGAAGATCGTGTATAAATAAAAAAACTATACATCCTATTATACTTTTTCCTGAATTTGTTATTCTATTCATGTGATATTGTAAgacaacaaatcaaaacacaacCAGCAGCAGATTCACAAGACCTATCGGCCTAATGGGAAATCACATCATAATCTCATCAAGTATAGTCTCATTTTTTGCACTTGTAATATCCAACTCGATCAGTTTGCTGTATAGAGAAACTTCcgacataaaatgaaaatgatcgACAACAGAGTGAGTAACTCCCAtatcaaatggaaaaaaaaaatcagtcatgaCTACATTCCCATTTTACCGACAAGACGGCAATTTCCCTATCATTACTTATCGTAGTCAAATGATGCATACACCTGCGCAATGATACCGTTAATCACCACTTTGTCGTGAGACGCCGtatgtcaccatggcaacgaaCTGAGCGTCCGTGCAATGtggacaacaacaaacaatactAATGTCTTGGAGAAGTCGTTTCCGCGTTTTCAAAGACATGACGGAACAAAGGGCAAACTATACTGACATTCCTTTCTAATGTTTGCTTCCCTCgttttgcagtgtgtgtgtgtgtgtgtgtgtgtgtgtgtgtgtgtgcgtgtatgtgtgtgtgtatccgtgtgtgtgtgtgtggggggggggggtgcgtggGGGTGGTGGGGGTGACAAGGAAAAGAAATGCCAGGGTGTATCAATTGGATATGAGagcaaaataagtgaaatagaACATGAAATCGATATCATTGTGATCTCTAAGTTTAGGTGCACGTAGACCGtgcaggataaaaaaaaaatgaggaagatCGAGGGAATGCaccaaatttctttctttccttttttctttctgttctgctttctttctttactcTATCCATGCACGCCTAGCTGTCTCTTCACGTGTCTTCCACAACGTCATGTATTACTAACTTTGAAATGCAGATGATCGAGTATATTGGGCGCGAAGGTATTTCTTTCCCATAAAAAGCTATaggaaagaaattgaaaaggtATTATACGGGCAAGGGTATAATCTGAATACCGCAAAATGTCATTTGAATCTACTTCGATACTCATTAACAACAACCTGTCTTGATTGcgtgtagtttttttttcttcttctatttcttcttcttatctAAAACGGTATCTAAACCGTAGTATCAACGCTGTAATCCTGTGTGctgaagtgaagaaaaaaaaaaaaaacatcacaaGACTATTGAGCTTTATCGTCTCGCAGTCGTTTAAATCATATCTTCCCCGCGTTTAGACTCTTTGACAAAATAAATTGGCATCGAGTTCGGTTCTGTACAATTGAATGGAAATGTCACAGCAAGAGATGAACGAATGATGCGATGAATTTCGCATCATTGAAGCTACGCTACCATGGCAACGTGGCTTCACACAGAGGTGTATAATATCTGTATGTTATAATCGTAGGTACATAGCTTACATAGAGTACATCAACCTGAAGAAGGAGGCAGCGTGGTTTGATAGGCAGTAGATTACTAGAAAGGAACATTTAATGCTGAAAAAAGAGAGGATAATTTGAAGTAATAACAATTTATGTGATGGTACATCATGCACTAAGTTCCTTGTAAAGAGCAAGTACAGATTAAACGTTGTACGTTTAGTTCTTTTCCCAGTATACCCCGGATGAATACTAAAATATTGTACTAAAATTGATCGCACTTGGCAATGGCAGAAGTCCACTAATGAAAGCTGTCTCTCCTCGAGTTCTCACACCAATTTCTAGTATTTAAAGAATGCACAGAATTACTTCACTAATTTTGATGGGGATATGAGGAAACGAAATTTTTCACTGATGGTTGATGCATGACAGCCACTTTGCGACAATTTGCGCATCATGAATTAATATAATCACCGGACTGTGTTCAACATGTTACGGGGCAAATATCGTAAATTCTGGACTGCACATGGATGGTTGATTACTGTAATTGTATAACTTCATCAACGTCCAATCACCTTTGAAGATTAAGAATGCGTATGAATACAGAGCAGAGTGTCGACGTATATATACCAATCATTGTGCTTTCTTGTCACATTTCACACAGACTATAAATTTATGCATGCTACTCCGGTAGCATCAGTCTCTCCGGCTCCAATCATGTCTAaacgaggaaaatctggcaaggctcCCACCAAGGCCAAGTCTCCATCTTCACGCGCCGGCCTGCAGTTCCCGTCGGTCGAGTTCACCGCTTCCTTCGCAAAGTATAGGAACTACAAATCTGCAGCTCTACGTATATAGGCCCCTACGCACATTTTCAAGCAAAACAGACATGACAGGTGAAAAATCGTCAATCATCCCAGCGAAATGCATATTGCAGTCTGCTAATACCTGTGCAATAAGCCACGTTTTTCGCCGACCAGTGGAGAATTATCTTTGCTCAGTCACTTTGCTTGCATGCGTTATTATACATTGACGTCATTGGCCCGTTCATCCCGATAGGCTGCAAATAGTGCATGGATGAACTTTCAAGTTCCTCTTTTTACGTGAAACGCgatttgtgtacattttttcGACAACAAATCATACTGCCGGCTGAAAGTCACTCGctcagaaaataataataatacttataTTTCTCTCTATCTTCGTATCTTTACCACTTAATCTGATACAGGACAAAGGCGTTTCCTACACTATCAAAAGAAGATCTCATATTATTAACATTGTAATCACACACGAATTATAAGAAACTGCTTCGAGAAACCAAAGAATTACAGTGAAATTCAAGATTTTAAAGTATTGCGCGAGCAATGCCTCAATAGCTTTGACACAAAAACTTTGTTTTGTAAATGACAGTAGCAGTAGATGGCAGATTCGAGTcgcactggttccttttttccgacatgtttgttttacaggtcagcagttgcgatcttaacaaatttaaagggaagataaaccccaagagcaatgtggattgagtgaaagcagcaacattagtagagcacatcagtgaaagtttgaggaaaatcggacaatcgatgcaaaagttatgaatttttaaagttttgttgttggaaccgctggatgaggagactactagaggatatgacgtatgagtggacaacaatacaaagaaaatataaaggaaattcaacaaaaattcacttttctagaatcatgaaagagcaatggaccaacctctttcagaaagcagggggaataattgctacccttaacatatgtcaatatcaagttgatggaatttgtaattttcaagaaaaatggatttttgtagaattttctttatattttcttggtattgttgtccactcatacgtcataacctctagtagtctcctcatccagcggttccaacaccaaaactttaaaaattcataacttttgcatcgattgtccgattttcttcaaactttcactgatgtgttctactaatgttgctgctttcactaaatccacattgctcttggggtttatcttccctttaataatgtagagggagacaaagtgaagaagcTCACACAAAAACTTTGTTGCTGTAGTTTTGATCGGTATCGTGAAAGAATGCTATGTCTGACTGACTGCAATGACCGCCACGCAAAACAAATTTACCTTTGATAATAAAATAGGccgagtttttttttattttttttccgaCGTCGGCACTTTATATGTCCATTGATCGCTCGTTTTAGCCTCATCTCAGAAATAATTACTTGTTATCCTCGATTAAAACTTGGTgactgtatatactgtatattcaaatgtaaaaattccggggcaagaaaacaaaaaattctATAAACGTCACATAATGTGAGAAAAAAGACTGAAATCATAATCACAATGGCGTCTCAATACTGTTGGATGCGAGTCTGTTCTTAGGCATGCAACGTTTTTTAGATGTACGTGCTAAAGTGAACACTTATTCTGTTCGCCACCCCAACTAAATTCAAAGTCAAATGGTATAGGTACAATATCAACATATCTTTGATGTGTCGTGATATATGAAGTTGCACTTATCCATCTCAAATAACAGAATATGACATGCCCCTTTTCATAAGGTACACCTGAGCGTACAGTCAattgatgtgtgtgttgtgttggtGAAGAGTGTGGATCAAGATAAACATCGCTCTCTGCAAGGTACATGTAGTTTCTTCCTGCTCTTTCGGACTGCCTTGTTATGGCTCGATTACGTAATGCGCTCGAGTACTTTTTCATAAGCAAACATATTCCAATTGTATCATCTGAGGGTACCAtactttgtgtgtttttgtgtggtATACCCAGTATCAGTATACATGCGTACGTGTATGTCAGTCCGATGTGGAGCAGGGCGATTACATTAGAAGACGGTTACACAGCTCTCCGACTGGACAGGtaatcaataaatcaaacaagGCCGGTCGCTGACCACAAAGCTCACGGCCACATAGCCTGACAACCAAACGCAAAAATTATCACAAAGTTACGATATTACAGGCCTACATTTTGACTGCACTAGCGAGTCAAAAGCTGCAATGCTTGGTGAGTGTTGATACCTCCATGGACTTACAAACTTACAAAGCATCCCCCTTTTTTAGTTTCCAAGTATATCGTAGGTTGTTAAGTGACAATGTGACAGCAATAACTGTTCACTCTCTACCCAAGGACCAGTGTTAAAGAAAATGACAACTGAGGcggta comes from Diadema setosum chromosome 17, eeDiaSeto1, whole genome shotgun sequence and encodes:
- the LOC140240763 gene encoding adenylate kinase isoenzyme 5-like, with translation MGEKESSESYITRRRIRQLFQSLMAGILYHKPDDHVAFLMACLRRLEDDPLAALNVRWNTFIDLETEGPNGSRVSPGGPLCEGGLSPEEINQQLQTFLTGTGFLY